TCTTGGGGAACTACTCAgccacttctctaagcctcagttttctgcttGGTAAAATGCTTGTGCCAACCGATCGTTGCTCAAATTGTCTAGCCGGTGTCCGGCATGTGATCATTGCTCCAGAAATGTCAGTTCATCTTCCCTCTTACTCTGACTCCTACTAATGATAAAGCACAGGCTGGCGGAGCGCTATTCCTGGCAGCAGAGAGCACTTTTCCTCAACGGTAACTTGGCAGAAAAAAGGCGAGCAGAGAGGCTGGGAATGATGGCCCATCTGCTTTTGGCTTTCTCTGCCCAGTCTCTCCCTCTAGCACAGCCTGAATCCAGACTCTGCCTCCtcgccatgccagccaagccccTTTTGGCTCCTGCACTGGGGTAGCCTGCTGGGTACCTGCTGCTGGAGGGAGTCTCACGGCCGCGTTGCCAAGCTTCACCACCAGCCTCTACTTCTGCCCTGCTGCTCATcgcccccacctcccaacatcCTGTCCCACTCTTTTCCCTCCTCGCCACCTGCCTCCCAGCTCCCTTGTTGGTGCCTTCTCCCCCAGGGGCCTACTGGGCACCCCTCTTCTCTCTCGCCCATGACTGTCCTTCTTCCTCGGCCCTCCTGGCCTCCTCAGGACACTTCTCCATCAGGCCTCCCCCGCCAGTCTCCTCCATCTTCAGCCTGGCCCTTCGCTGGCTCTTTCTCTCAGCGTATCATGCAGCTTAGGGTCTCCCCAGTCCTGGAAAGTGAACAGAGCCCTTCCCTGATCCCACCTCCCCCTGAAGCTTCCGCATGAGCATGCTCCCTCTCTCCCGTCTTCCTGCCTTAACCAAGTTTCTGGAAAGAGAGTCCTAAACTTGCAGGCCACACCTTCACCTCCCATCCAGGTGCTCATCTGCCAGGAGCAGctttctgtctccctggctccACCAAGTGGACTCCACCCAGTTTTCCTCTCAGCACCCTTCACCCACGCATGCAACCACTTCGTTCCTTCTGGACTCTCCTCCAGGCCTGTCTTCTGCTtcatcccttcttcctcccctctTTCCCAGTCACTAAGGGCTCCTAAAATCCAATGTGTCAAAAACGGAAATCATTATCTGATTCTTCAATCTGCTGTTTCTCCCATGAAAGGTACAATCTCAATGCCTGGTGTGTGCACCACACCCGTGGTCCCTGATCtgtccttcctcctccaccctctgCATCCTGTCCAGGACCACATCTCCCTGCTCACAAGGCGTctgttccatgagggcagggtctCCATCCTCCTGGCCCACTCCTGCCCCCAGCACTGGGAACAATGCCTGGTGCTCTATGTCGGCTGTGCTTGCCTTTGCCACATCACTCAAAGTTGTCTTGTGTCTATCCTCCTAGCCACTGCCTGGGTCCAACCCTGACCGCTTCTAGCTTACGTTGTGTAAGACTCTCCCAGCAGTTCTCTCCAGCTCCACATCTGCCAACCCTTCAGCCTTTCTGCAGCCAGCATGGTCCTCAGCACCGTGTGCCCTCCTCTCACCCTTTCACCTAGCCGCTTGTACTTCCCAGCCTTAGCTCTGCCCCCAAGGCCCTCTCTTGCCCCCTTTGACGGTCTAGCAGTACTTCCCACCCATGCATTTTGCTCTGAGGTCTCTAGACCTTTGCCTGGCGTGTTCCCTCCCGCTGCAGCTTCTTTCTCTAAGCGCCCCTCCTTTCCTCTGGCTACTTCTTGGTCCTCCTCCAAGACGGGACTGTCAGCACCTGCTTGCGATGCCTGCCCGTCTGGATGGCTGGCCCCTTTTCTGTGTTTCTGGGGCTCTGTATGCTCACCTCCCTCTGTGCAGTCGTCCCCCCATCTCAGTGCGttggtctgtctgtctgtctgcgcCCCACTGTGTTCTGAGCTCCCTGGAGACCAGGAGAATGCCTATTAAGGCGTGTCTTGTTCACTTCAGAGTTTGTGGTGCCTGGCAAGTAGTTGGGCATCTcaatgtgtatattgaaccagtcgGAAACTCTCTGTCCAGAAAGAAGgtcacatttaaaatacatagaagGCAGCATGTGAGTAAGGGGGAAATGCCTGTACCAAGCAGGCCCTTGGTGGCTTGTGGATGAAGGAACAAGTGAATGGAGTGTGTGGAGAGAGGCGGGGACAGTGGTGTTAACGGAGAGTTTGACTAACCAGGACAAAGACGCAGCACACAAATCCCCAGCCCTGaaccctccctgccttccctcgTCACAGGTGTCTGACAACAAAGCATCCCTGCCGCCCAAGCCAGGGACCATGGCAGCAGGTGGCGGTGGGCCAGCCCCTCTGTCCTCAGCGGCGCCCTCCCCCCTGTCATCCTCTTTGGGAACAGCTGGACACAGAGCCAACTCCCCGTCTCTGTTCGGCACGGAAGGAAAACCAAAGATGGAGCCTGCGGCCAGCAGCCAGGCGGCCGTGGAGGAGCTAAGGACACAGGTCCGCGAGCTGAGGAGCATCATCGAGACCATGAAGGACCAGCAGAAGTGAGTGCCTGGGGACTCTTGGGGGCCGTCACCCAGGTTGCTCTCTGCCAGGCCAGCACCTAGTTCTGAAAGCATGGATCCCAGCCTGCCTTGGAGGGCGGGCCTGGTCTCCCCGGTGATGGTGGCAGCAATGGTGGGAGTGCGTGTAGACCCTGAGAGTCTTAATTTATACCTAAATTTTGCTGCTTGTTTTTGCTGGACTTACTGTGTGCAGGAAGGGCATGGGCTGGCCATGGGGCATAGAGGGATGAGTCCATTGCAGGGACTGATGCTCTCAGCAGGCTGCTaagaagaaaagcatttaaatCCCCCATAAAATACAGTATGTACATGAACCACTTCTTAAATAAGCTCAACAGCTAGCTTTTCCTCTTGCAACAGAAAAATGGCAATTTCTTCACTTAG
This genomic interval from Gorilla gorilla gorilla isolate KB3781 chromosome 3, NHGRI_mGorGor1-v2.1_pri, whole genome shotgun sequence contains the following:
- the LOC134758397 gene encoding SH3 domain-containing kinase-binding protein 1-like, producing MAAGGGGPAPLSSAAPSPLSSSLGTAGHRANSPSLFGTEGKPKMEPAASSQAAVEELRTQVRELRSIIETMKDQQKWK